A genomic window from Arthrobacter sp. FW305-BF8 includes:
- a CDS encoding C40 family peptidase, with the protein MSKAVSANAGTVGRQAAVIAAASGLILSVGMPANAADANIGVSASSETGSQAAQLAVTAAPTATVSFERPEVTTVAAPVAEIIAPQSSDEGQAGDAGQASDESAGAAQAVTAKSTDGAASAAASGLAAIAYTGIGNPYVWGGTTPSGWDCSGFTQWVYAQAGISIPRVNAWTAMKPTSTPAPGDLVMQNGGAHVGIYVGNGMMISALNPSDGTLLHAVSATGTSSFFTLR; encoded by the coding sequence GTGTCCAAGGCGGTTAGCGCCAATGCCGGCACAGTAGGTCGCCAGGCAGCTGTTATCGCAGCTGCTTCAGGTCTCATCCTGAGCGTTGGCATGCCTGCCAACGCAGCCGACGCCAACATTGGTGTTTCCGCCTCCTCGGAGACCGGATCCCAGGCCGCGCAGCTTGCTGTGACCGCCGCGCCCACCGCCACTGTCTCTTTCGAGCGTCCTGAAGTCACCACGGTGGCTGCCCCGGTCGCCGAAATCATTGCTCCGCAGTCGAGCGATGAGGGCCAGGCGGGCGATGCAGGCCAGGCCAGCGACGAGAGTGCCGGTGCGGCCCAGGCCGTCACCGCCAAGTCCACCGATGGTGCGGCCTCAGCCGCAGCGTCCGGACTGGCTGCAATCGCGTACACCGGCATCGGTAACCCCTACGTCTGGGGCGGCACCACCCCCAGCGGCTGGGACTGCTCCGGCTTCACCCAGTGGGTTTACGCTCAGGCAGGCATCAGCATTCCCCGCGTCAACGCGTGGACTGCCATGAAGCCCACCTCCACGCCTGCTCCCGGCGACCTGGTCATGCAGAACGGCGGCGCCCACGTGGGCATCTACGTCGGCAACGGCATGATGATCAGCGCGCTGAACCCCTCGGACGGAACGCTCCTGCACGCGGTGTCCGCCACGGGCACGTCCTCCTTCTTCACCCTTCGCTAA